In the Microtus pennsylvanicus isolate mMicPen1 chromosome 6, mMicPen1.hap1, whole genome shotgun sequence genome, one interval contains:
- the Gcsh gene encoding glycine cleavage system H protein, mitochondrial: protein MSLRVARSARAVACSLRSALASCPPRPWVPSAAAVRALRTGSAVQSVRKFTEKHEWITTENGIGTVGISNFAQEALGDVVYCSLPEVGTKLKKQDEFGALESVKAASELYSPLSGEVTQVNEALAENPGLVNKSCYEDGWLIKMALSDPSELDDLMSEEAYEKYVKSIEE from the exons ATGTCGCTGCGAGTGGCTAGGAGCGCGCGGGCCGTGGCCTGCAGCCTGCGCAGCGCCCTGGCCTCCTGCCCGCCGCGGCCCTGGGTGCCGAGCGCCGCCGCCGTCCGCGCGCTGCGCACTGGATCCGCTGTGCAGTCGG TGCGTAAATTCACAGAGAAACACGAATGGATAACCACAGAGAATGGTATTGGAACAGTGGGAATCAGCAATTTTGCACAG gaagctttgGGAGATGTTGTTTACTGTAGTCTGCCTGAAGTTGGGACAAAATTGAAAAAACAAG ATGAGTTCGGTGCTTTGGAGAGTGTGAAGGCCGCCAGTGAACTCTACTCCCCTCTCTCGGGAGAGGTGACCCAAGTCAACGAGGCTCTTGCAGAAAATCCGGGGCTCGTCAACAAATCCTGTTATGAAGATG GTTGGCTGATCAAGATGGCACTGAGTGACCCTTCAGAGCTGGATGATCTAATGAGTGAAGAAGCCTATGAAAAGTATGTGAAATCCATTGAGGAGTGA